A stretch of the Bacillus licheniformis DSM 13 = ATCC 14580 genome encodes the following:
- a CDS encoding prohibitin family protein, giving the protein MNEKQPKKNKNKTLLGGIIVAAALIIGGFTASLFIEKIPNGYVGVVYSPNGGVKSETLDQGWHLVGLFDKVTRYPVRMQTVNNQDIQVATSDGKNISMDIAYNYVVQPDKVVELFNKFGAVDIESIENSYLKTRLWDAARKSISKYSVIDTYGQKSSDAAAEIQKTFADDMKGLGFVIDDLTLGVPKPDKATQEAIDARVKSSQELERTQTELKIAEAEAKKKKIEAQGIAEYNEIIKKSMSDEMIKYQWIQKWDGKMPKATGSNSLIQIPTDEKGK; this is encoded by the coding sequence ATGAATGAAAAACAACCAAAGAAAAATAAAAACAAAACGCTGCTCGGCGGAATCATTGTCGCTGCCGCTTTAATTATTGGAGGATTCACGGCCTCCCTGTTCATCGAGAAAATCCCGAACGGATATGTCGGCGTCGTTTATTCCCCGAATGGCGGGGTAAAATCGGAAACGCTGGATCAAGGCTGGCATTTAGTCGGGCTGTTTGACAAAGTCACAAGATATCCGGTACGGATGCAGACTGTAAACAATCAGGATATTCAAGTGGCTACTTCCGACGGCAAAAACATCTCAATGGACATTGCCTACAACTATGTCGTTCAGCCTGATAAAGTCGTAGAATTGTTTAATAAATTCGGAGCGGTCGATATTGAATCAATCGAAAACAGCTACTTGAAAACAAGGCTGTGGGACGCTGCGAGAAAGTCGATTTCCAAATATTCCGTCATTGATACATACGGACAAAAATCATCTGATGCCGCTGCAGAAATTCAAAAAACATTTGCAGATGATATGAAGGGGCTCGGCTTTGTCATTGACGATTTAACACTCGGCGTGCCGAAGCCTGATAAAGCGACTCAGGAAGCGATTGACGCGCGCGTGAAGTCTTCGCAGGAACTGGAAAGAACACAGACGGAGCTGAAGATCGCCGAAGCGGAAGCGAAAAAGAAAAAGATCGAAGCCCAAGGTATTGCCGAGTACAACGAAATTATTAAAAAGTCGATGTCGGATGAAATGATCAAGTATCAATGGATCCAAAAATGGGACGGAAAAATGCCTAAAGCGACCGGATCGAATTCCCTGATCCAGATTCCGACCGATGAGAAAGGAAAATAA
- the wrbA gene encoding NAD(P)H:quinone oxidoreductase, giving the protein MSNVKLAVVFYSMGGTNYQLAKWAAEGAKEAGADVKVLKVQELAPQSVIEGNEVWKATVDATKDIPVVTSEDIEWADAIIFSTPTRFGNMASQMKQFLDTQGGLWANGKTVNKVVSAMSSAQNPHGGQEATILSLYTSMMHWGAIIASPGYTDPVLFGAGGNPYGTSVTVDQDGKMIEDVEAAVKHQAKRTVTVAEWVKKGNQ; this is encoded by the coding sequence ATGTGAAATTAGCTGTAGTTTTTTATAGTATGGGCGGAACAAACTATCAATTAGCAAAATGGGCTGCAGAAGGCGCAAAAGAAGCAGGCGCTGACGTCAAAGTATTAAAAGTACAAGAATTGGCTCCGCAATCAGTTATTGAAGGAAATGAAGTATGGAAAGCAACTGTTGATGCAACAAAAGACATTCCAGTCGTAACCTCAGAAGATATAGAGTGGGCAGACGCTATTATATTCAGTACACCAACGCGTTTTGGCAATATGGCATCCCAAATGAAACAGTTTCTTGATACACAAGGCGGACTTTGGGCAAACGGCAAGACAGTTAATAAAGTTGTAAGTGCAATGTCCTCCGCTCAAAATCCACATGGTGGTCAAGAAGCGACGATCTTGTCCTTATATACTTCAATGATGCACTGGGGAGCTATTATTGCTTCTCCTGGATACACTGATCCTGTCCTATTTGGGGCTGGCGGAAATCCATATGGAACGAGTGTTACAGTCGATCAAGACGGGAAGATGATTGAAGACGTAGAAGCCGCAGTGAAACATCAAGCAAAACGAACGGTGACCGTAGCTGAATGGGTCAAAAAGGGCAATCAGTAA